The region ACATAGATAATAACTAATTCATGGATATAGACTAAAACGCCTAAATAAATTATAGTTATGTAATACTTAAGATAGTAATAAGGACAATTTCATATTCATGGATATGATTTATTACAATAAGTGTGAGACATTCACACACACTATCCTAAGGTTTGGACTAGGTCACAGTTTGGTCTAACTTAGTCTCTTAGGCCTTAGCATTTCTGTCTGAACATACAACAtattaaataaacataaaaataaatgaagcTCATCAGAAGAGTCTTAGAATAACCATTTTTAAGTGAATATTTTTGTAAGGTTTATTACTCAAACAAATATCCCACGTCAACATTACCATAACATAAGAACATGAATACAAGACAAAGTCTCAAGACTACAACATCAATGCCTATATAAGTGCCTGCCACATGAAGATTCAAATTAAGACAAGAAATTGTTGAAGGAAAAAAGCATTTCATTTATTCCTCTGTTCTTCAATAGTGAATCAGATTAAGGAAAGGTACTCATCCAGGCATCCAGCCAAAACAACAAATATAGGCATTGTATAATCATATTAACTTGACTTGTGTGATTGATTACTGGTGGTTAATCTAATTTTTTGGAATCCATAGCCAAAATGGTGCTGAGATTCATTGGATGCATATACTCCGTGGTGCCTGACATGATCTGCTTAACAATCAGCTTGTTAGCCTTTTCTGATGGATGGAATGGATCCCAAAATGCATATTCATCACGGTTTGGGCATACGCTGGATGCCAATGTGCACAGTCCAATTCCATTATAGGGTCCTTGACCACAACATGCTACTTTTGAAGTAACAAATCCTGCATTAATGCACCAAATTGATTAATTACATCATTCATGCCTTTTTTTGTTTGCTAGATCAGATATAAATGCTACTTACTATAGATGATCTTAATTTTTTATCTAAGTGCCAACAAACTAAAACTGATCAAATTGAATGAGTTTATGAGTGCCTTTAATTACTTGAAGAGTAAGCTAGGCCCTTCCAAACGGGGTAGTTGCtcattagtattttttttttgttgagacCATGACAGCAGTGACTACTGCAGGCTCATATTAAATGTTAAACGACCGGTTAGAAAATGTGTTTCATTCTCATGAGCGATGAGTTGTCCATTAATTAGTTCATTCGTTAGAGGgaattttatttgtttaattAGTTACCGAATGCTTGAGGATCACTGATGAAATTATCGTGCATTTGTTGTGTGTTGGCTCCAATGAACACATCTGAACCAACTTCCGTATTGAGTTCTCCAAGCATGTCAACAAGTTGAGGGTTGAACAACGACGCAGCCTGCTGCAGCTCTGGCGAGCATTCACCATTTCTGCCTCGGAGAGCCAGTTCCGCCGGAACACAACCCAACGGACCAGTTCCGGTTACTAGCACCCGACGCGCTCCGAGAACATACAGACTTTGTAGAATCTTCTTGTATTCAGAGATCAAGTACTTGACATAATCTGGCAAAGCGAATTGTTGGGATCTTGCGGAGACAGGCACCAAGTAGTAGTTGTTCACAAAATCGTTGCCTCCACATGTGATGAGGACTAGTGCTCCATTTACTAATCGCTGAGTTTCCTCTTCTCCAATTATAGCACTCACCCTTTCCTGGTATTCCTGGAAGTTTTCTAGCTGTCTTGACATTCTGATGATGTTTACCTACAATTGTaacaacatatatccatcaaTTCAACCAAATTGTATGATTATTATACAACAAAAGTATGAAATATCAATTATAAGGATCCTCTCACATCACGTGACAGTGTCATGTTAAAATCTTATGTCAATCACTCGGCTCAACTTATTAAATATGTGAAATCTCTGAATATTTGTGGAGATAGTGATAAAATTTTACATAACAATGCATGAGAGGATCTTAATCATAATTTATAATGTACTCCAAAATTTCACTTACAAATTGGACTCCAGTATCATTAAGTATTCCAATGCCAGCAGAAGCAAAGTTGGCACCAACAAGCAATCTTTCACCCTGGAGCTCAGGACTCAAATATGGCAAAGTGGGATCTGATCCAAGTTCTTGACCTGCAAAAACATAACAATGAGTTCTtagaattcagtttaagccttaCTCTATCATTTATAAAGACTATTTTGGTCATATATATGTCTAGTGAATATGAGAATTCTCAACACAACTCCTTCACACTCAAAGGCTTGACATTTGGTGGAGTGTGAAGTTTGCACGAATAGACGAGTGAAGTGTGAAGTTTGCAGGATTAGACATTTATGATGACCAATTGGGTGGATTAAACTGCTTTCATGTTATCTTAAAATTAGGATTAGTCCTAACTCTAGCCCAACATATAATTTTAGTAGCTGTGACATTTACAAGTATTTGATTGgtcatattatatttctaataaGGTATAATTAGTTTACACTATATCTAGCCAGCAGTAGCATAAATAAACAGTgcaaaatgagaaatgaaaagAGCAAAACTGAACTGATGAAGTCAGGAATGTTGAAGCCATTAGAGAAACGGCCGGTGGGTCTGTGAGTTGGATAATCAATGCCATAAGGCAGACTGTCTGCTCGAGCTGTGGTGGACAAGTAATTGTTGTTGCCATTATCGACGAGCGAATCGCCGAACACAAAGAATGCACGGGCTGCATCTGCACCACCAAAACAGCTTGCTAGTGCCGTGATTAGACACAAAACCATGTATGACGTAAAGAACATAAAGCTAGCCATTGTTTGGAATTCGGTGAAAAATTGGGAAGGAGAAAATTAATGGTGGCTACACTGCGGAGTACAGAGAGTTTCTGAACTCTGCAAATGTAGGTGAGTTGATGTGTTAGTGCAGTATCATAACAGAGCTTATATAGAATCGACTCTGTGGTTGTTGTTGAAAATGAATGGCCAACAAATTAGCTAACAGCCTAGCACAGCTTTGCATTTGCATGTATGGTTACGTTGTTTGAATGTTGATATGATACATGTATATTGTTGCTTCAAGGTTTGAGACATTgaaggaaatttttttttcttccaaaatTCTGAGCTGCAAGATATAGCGAAGTATTGTCATGACGGGTGAGGTACCTATAAGGACACTCTGACACTCAAGTCAGTACGATAGCATTTAGAGAGAAGTTCAAAGTCATATGCCCTATTTGGAAGAAATTATGAACAACTTATTTGAGTTAATTCTATAAGATAAGCACTTGTATTtatgtttggaagagcttattaaaatagcttataagctcctcataagctgtttttagcttatttcaataagctcCTAGTAATAACTTATGAATAGCTTTTTCGGAGCTTATCTCTGTATCTCCCTTCGAATTCCACCCAGTTCGCTTTTACCacttctaattttatttttatttttaaaatttagaaacTTCAAATCTCAACCCAAGACTTTTCTCTCAATCAACATAACatctatttttactttttttcttatctctctcttcattccacctccaagagaggtgtgaatgaatcattatTCCTTCTCCTTCCATCACAGCGATTCTCACTTAGATATGTATATTCCTCTTCTTCATATCTAGTTCTCTTACAGGATTTTGTTAGTGTTTGAGATTTGTTTCTCTTCATTTATTTTTCCAGGTATTCCTTAATACCTTTGTTCTGTTTGTCCTTTCCCTCTTTGATTCGCTTCCGATCTGTAAGCGACAGGTCTTCTCtaccttttcaattttcattctcAAGGCATATGTGATTCGTTGATTAACTACCTCATTGTAATTTTCTATTTCTGTTTTCAAATTCTCctatcaacttttttttttggtacaaccTGTCTGTTAACTTTTgttgataatttttttgttgttccATTTTTCACCTTTCGTAACtttagttttttagtttttaatttttaaagtttTAATCTCAAGAAGTGCTTATGTACAAATGCACCCAAACACTTTAATTTTGTATAAGCTATTTTCAATGTGTGCATTCAAACGCAAACAACTTATTAAATTTAagtgcttatgacataagctCTTGTACAATAAGCGCTTATTGAATAAGTGTTTAATTAAACTATTTACCCAAACGAGACCGCAGAATAGTGAGATAGTAAAAAATGAGCAATAATTATGTAAATAAGCAATCAAACTTGTATTTGTTGGCGAGGTAAGAGTTGAAATTCGAACTTCAACCAATTATTTAAGAATGAAATGTTGATTCTCTATCTCGACAAAGATACTTCACATAACCTATATTAAAACAAACAACTATACACCCATTTTGTATGGTACTTATAATCATAATAAGGTAATTAACGATATGAGTTGTATAGACTTTAAAATACCAACTACTCTATCTATACACCTAATAATTTTTACTAACATAATTTTGCAGGAGAAAACGGTTCATCTACCATCTCTTCACCCCAGTGTGTTAATTTGATCTATTACTAATTCTTGAACATTTATTTCAAGTAACTGGCACATGCTATTCAATTACACAGTATATAtatggcttaaatactcttttggtccttgaaatggtaaagggaatcaaatctggtccttgtaaaatttttgcatcaaattgggtccctaaaattatttttttaatttaattaagtcattttgctcAAATTTCGACCAGTCAATGGTccagtggcaagcctagtcagctaaatttagtcccttgaaaaatattttaatcaattttagtccctgttcttccacctttatcttccaccttcttcctcttcctccataactcaaatccctAAACCCataaattcaaaaccctaaaaaaactatgtgttcatcatattcaccttgttcttccttttgaattcatgggatttgagttatggaggaagaggaagaaggtggaagaagaagaagaagatgaaggtggaagaacatggactaaaattgattaatatattttttaagggactaaaattgatgtgaaaaattCCACGTTACCGTCCTTAGTtgactaggcttgccactggACCGTTGGCCGGCCAAAATTGAGCATAAGGacataattagattaaaaaaacaattttaaggaccaaatttgatgcgaaaattttacaggatCAGATttaattccctttacaatttcaaggaccaaaaggttATTTAAGCCTATATATATTAAGTCCTAAATATACAATATTTTGCGAACTTGTAATATGCTACTTAATTATCTAGTTAGATATATCCTTCTCTGTCTGGTAAGAAATTGCGAGCTTAATTACTTGGTCCAGCACTATAGCTGGTATAGTATGGGCACTTAAAGTTTCggcttaatttattttataaaagagGTTCAATTACTTGGTAAGTATTTATAGTTTCTTTAAATTAATCTTATAATTTGAAATGTCACTGAAAAATCCATGTATATAATTCAAAacaattataatataaaatcctCAAACACTAACATtgtttaaaaattcaaaatattaataGGAAGTGC is a window of Lotus japonicus ecotype B-129 chromosome 5, LjGifu_v1.2 DNA encoding:
- the LOC130720099 gene encoding GDSL esterase/lipase At5g33370-like codes for the protein MASFMFFTSYMVLCLITALASCFGGADAARAFFVFGDSLVDNGNNNYLSTTARADSLPYGIDYPTHRPTGRFSNGFNIPDFISQELGSDPTLPYLSPELQGERLLVGANFASAGIGILNDTGVQFVNIIRMSRQLENFQEYQERVSAIIGEEETQRLVNGALVLITCGGNDFVNNYYLVPVSARSQQFALPDYVKYLISEYKKILQSLYVLGARRVLVTGTGPLGCVPAELALRGRNGECSPELQQAASLFNPQLVDMLGELNTEVGSDVFIGANTQQMHDNFISDPQAFGFVTSKVACCGQGPYNGIGLCTLASSVCPNRDEYAFWDPFHPSEKANKLIVKQIMSGTTEYMHPMNLSTILAMDSKKLD